From the genome of Halobacteriovorax marinus SJ:
GGAGACAGAAGAGCTTAAGAAATTACCTTTTCTCATGATTACAGCAGAAGCTGAGCAAGGAAATGTAGTGATTGCAGTTAAGGCCGGAGTAAGTAATTTCATCGTAAAGCCTTTCTCAGCGTCGGTACTAAAAGAGAAAATAGAAAAAATCTTTTAATTAGGAAATATCTATGAGCTTATTAAATGATCCTTCAATGAAAGAAGTTGTTGATGAATTTTGTGATGAATCAGCGAAACTCTTTGATGAACTAGAAGAGATTCTAGAAGAATTTGAAGACGATCCTTCACAAACAGAAAAGCTCGAACAATTTGGACAAATCATAGATAGAGTTATGGGTTCAGCTAAGACTATAGGAGCTGATGAAATAGCAACATTCTGTGAACTAGGAAAAGTTATAGGTTATAAATCAAGTCAAGTCTCAGATGAAGCCTTACTTGAAGTAGTTTGTGCCATAATGTTTGACTCTCTTGAACTGCTTAAGAAAATGATTAAGCAGATAAAAGAAGGAAACACGTCGAGTCTTGAGCAAACAAGCTCAAAGGCATTCATCACTAGACTTAAGTGGCTTAAAGAAAAATTTAACGATATAGAGCGCTCTTCTTGTGCTGCTGATCCAGATGGCAATCTCTCTCAAACATCAATTGATGACCTGATGAGTAGCCTTGGATTATAATTGGAGTAATAATGACTAATCAAAGTAATTTTTTAACATTCTCAAAGCCGTTTATAGATGCAGCAAAGAATGTTTTTGAAACCATGGTCTTTACAAAGCTAGACCCTCAAAAACCAATGGTAAAAACGGATAGTGTCTCCAAAGGAGATATCTCAGCAGTTCTTGGGCTAAACGGTGAAGTGGAAGTAGATGGCGAACAAAAGCCTTATAGGGCAATGCTTGTTATCTCTTGGCCATATGATACATACTTTAAGGTAGCTAGTGCTATGCTTATGGATACTTTCACTGAATATAACGATGAGATTGCGGATGTTGGTGGAGAAATTTGTAATATGATAATGGGTAACGCTAAAAGAGATTTAGCGACTCAAGGTTATACATCTAATATGGCGATTCCTTCAATGATAGAGGGCTCTAATCATCAAATCAAGTACCCTGCAGGAACGACTGTAATTTTAATACCAATCAAGTCGGCCCATGGTGATATGTATATCGAACTCTGTTACTCACAGGCCTAATTAAGAAAATTCTTCAAAGGGGAGCTCTGTCCTCCCCTTCCAATTATTCAAATTAATATCATAAGTTTCTTTTTCTCTATCTAAAATATCAACTTGGGCAAATGAGAGTTGCTCTCCTGACTGGTTCTTTCCAAAGTCTAAATTATACATTCTAGTCCAAGTACCAGTATTAATGAAAATACCACCATCTGTGAACGACCTGAAACTAGGGTCATGAGTATGACCTACAATTAAGCATTTTACTTCTGGTCTCTCTTTAAAGAAGTCCATAGTCATAGTTTCATAATCTTTGAATAATTCGAGTTCATTCATACAATGCTTATACATCTTTTTTAAACTTCTCTCTTGTTTAAAAAGATAGATAGATCGAACCATTATAAAGTAATAACTAGTGGCAAAGAGAAATCTAAGAGTAAAGAAAGTGTCATAGATTAAACCATTAATAATGAATTTTCGAATCGGCCTAACTGCATTTACATGATCACGTTCTTCTTTAAATTTATTGATCACTCTGGTCACATAGTAAGATCCCCAAGGAGGAAGAAAATACTTCTCACCACTCTCTGATTCAACAATAGACTTCACAGGATGAAAGTGGTGCGCCAGTTCATATTCATGACCGTGTTTTAAGACAACACCTGGAGTAGGAATATACTCTCCGTTATTATTCAATTGAATCTCTACACGCTCTTTATTCTTATCTTCAAAGAGTTCATAAAACCTATTTCTAAGAGACTCAAAGACAAACTCAGCATCATGGTTTCCAATAATATAAACTAATTTATTATTCTTATGAGAAACAAAGTTATTAAGGGCATCAATAACTTCCCTGTGGGCCTTTATAATCATTTCGAATTTACTAAGAGCGGCCTTTTCACTCCAAAACTCATCATCAAAGTAATTTACAAATGGTACGGCAAGAAGATCAAAGAGGTCCCCATTAATAATTAATTCAACTTCCCTATTTAGATAATCGCCAGAGGAATAATAATCTAGAAAATCGACAAGCTCTTCATCAAAGTGAAAATCTTCAAGGTAGTTTCTTCTTCCATTGACTACAACTCCTGCACCAAGATGAATATCAGAAATGACAAGAATAGTTTTTTCGATTTTATTCTTTCGAAGGAATCTCATAGGCCTTTCTACCGAAATCTAACACCACTTTTTGAAAAGATGGAGAGAGAGGAATAAAGTAATACTTTGAATTTTTATAAAACTCTAGTTCAACTGACTTATACTTACCAGGCTTTATTGTAACCATCTCTTTCAATACACCTTTATCAGTCACAACCTCCCCGATTAATTTAACGAGAGTTTTATTTTCGATTATGACACTTACTTTATTAGTGCGCTTTACTGGAGAGAGAACTTTAAATTTATTCGTATAGGCCGTCACAATAAAAGCTTCTGACTTTTCAAAAGAAAATGAATATAAACTAATTAAGAATAGGAAAAGGCCCAATAACTTCATAGCCTATAGTGTATCAAGTTATTGATATTATTTGGAACGGAATTATTTACCCTTTCGAACTAGAAGATAACTTATAAGTCGACTATGCCGAAAAGATAGTATGAATAACTTCTTTGAAAAACTTAGATTCAAGAATAAAAAAGGCCATTTACTGGAAAAACCAGAACATAAGTGGATTGCTGAAAATAGAGATATAGCTGACGTTTTTAGTGAGTTATCTAATATAGGCTCAAAGTACAAAAACTTAAGTGAACTCTTAGAGACCACAGTATTCATCAATAGCTCAGGTCAATATGCCTGTGCTATTAAGGCCGATGTAAATATTATTATCATTTACCCAGAATTATGCTTTTTAATGAGAAATAGGCGTAAGGAGCAGGCCCTAGCTATACTTCTTCACGAGCTCGCTCACCTCATCCTAGAACATCAAAAGAATGGGGTTGAGAATGATAAGGCCCAAGTTGAGGCAGACCTTTTCTCTGCACAACTTGGATATGGTGAGGAATTACTTTTATTTCTATTAGATCAAGTGCAGACATCCCAGGTCGAAATGAGAGTATCTGCCTTAAGAAGATTTCTTAATATAAAGGAGAGAGCTTCTGTCCAGAGTCTTCAAAATTAACAATAACGTCACTTGAAAACTCCATTTCATAAGTCCCGCTCTCACAGAAAACAAATCTTACGTCAGTAACTTTCTTCGTAACTCTAGATTTTTCAAAAACGACAATTGGATATCTTGTTCCATCGGTACAAAGACTTCTGAAATTTCTTCTAAGAGTTGGCGAATTAAAAGAATCAACATGATTGTAAATACTACGAGAAGAGAATGATACAAATCTTCTAGATCTGATGAGGTCCCTTACACTAGAAGAGTTAGCCTCTACACCTGTATTTGTATAGGCCTTTCCCATATAATTGAAGATATATGTAAGATGAATTGAAGTCCCAATACAATTATGACAAGTCTCTTCTGGAACTTTACACTGTTCAAACTTTCCGCAAATATCGAAACAAAGGTAATCACCTTCACTACAGTAGAAGTTCAATTCCTTTTCATAAGAGTCATTCCAACCATTTTCAACAACTGCAGCATTGATATTAAATGCAAAGAGAAGAGATAAAAAGAGAGACACAAAAAACTTCATTATTTCCCCCTCCTCATATTTTGACACTTCTTAGGTACAGTGTACTTCCCTACTCTACATGAGTAGTTATTTGAATGAGTTGCGTTTGAATATGTTCTTACCGAAACTAGATTTTCACAACTCGACATTTTAACAAGTGCTCCACTACTACCTGCAAAAGTAATTCTCTCAATACTCCCATGGAGTTCTTCAGTTAACTTTTCAGAGATATTTTCTTCACAGCTATTCTCAAGACATCTTTCCCCTTTAATAAGAGAGCGAACACACTTCTTAGGAATTTCTCCAAATCTTCTATATGTCTCAGAAACAAAGTTTGGATTCGTTTCCCATGAACGAGGAATATTGTGAGGATCTTTCAATCCCTTATAAAGTCTGTAGATTGCTCTAAAGAGAAAGAACGAAGGTCCGACTTCACTAGAGAGATGAGTCAAAGAACTTGCAACACTTTCAAAGTTTAATCTACAGCTAATACACTCCGAATGGGAACGAGTTGCGTTGTCATCCATATCTGAAGCAGTACGTACGTTAAGATTACTATCTTCACTTTGATTACAAGCACCAACACTTACTCCACTAAATCTATAGTTATCGTATGGACTATTTGCTCGTCCCGAGACTGAAACCATACAAGGCACCCCAAGAAGAGGCCCAAAGTCGGCAGCAAGAGAAGCTGTAATCTTCTCTTTGTCATATCTTGTGTCATATGAAATACGACCATCTTTTACTAATTGGTTAAATGATGTCACTTTACCAGGTTGTAAGTCCAATCGTCCGTATATAACTCCAGGAGTTGCCACAGAGAGCGCTGCTTGAGACATATCAGTAAAGAGATTAAAGAGTACCGACTTCGTTTTAAACCAAGGATCGTATACTTTACACGCTGTACGTTCTGCATATGGATTAAAGAGTGCCGGAGTTTTAATCTCTTGCTCTAAGTTCCAAAATGTAGAAGCGTATTGAGTTACTGAATATAAATCAATAATAGACTTTAAGATTTTTCTAGAACAGTCACTTGAATTTGCACAAATAACATCTGAGATAGACTTAGATGATTCATAATTCTTCCAAGAGATTAAAGGCTTATTTCCCTCTAAGTATCTTTCTACTTTGTCGTGGTAAGTAGACTCAAATTTATTTTCATAAACCTTTTGAATATACCAAGGAGAGAACCCTGTTTTATCTAGTGTGAAACTATCATTCCAAATTCCCTTTTGATTAAGGGCCGCACAACCAGACATAACCTTGTCAGCAATTGCTGTATAGAAGTTAAATAACTCCTTAGTCTTATTCTCAGAGATATCGCTTGCAAGTCCATCAACTAAAGTTGTGTCTCTCAAAATTTCAAGCTTCCCCTTTAGGAAACTAAATTCATCATGGTCAGCAAAATTAAACTCAGCACATAGATAATAGAGATCATTCTTAAGTTCATCATTTGTTGAATTTGAATTCTTTATTAATGCTGAAAATCTATCTTCAAGAAGATTGGCCATTTTCTGTGCTGAAATATTCGCCTTTGTAATATTAAGAGTTGAAATGGCGTGAATAAGCTTCTTCTTCATCAGAGCTCTAGTGCCTGCAAAGTTCTCTCTAAAGTTTGCTAACCAAGCTTCAGCATTAGCAAAGCCACCAAGATCAAGTTCATCAACATTTACTGACGTAAATGGATCTTGTAATAAGTCATCTTGTGGCCCTTCTGGGACTGAAGATAATATATCTAACTCTAGAGCATTTTCTCTAAAATCTTCTTTTGCAAACTCTCTCATCGCTTGAGTCGCAAGGTAATCACCATTACACTTAGGTAAACTAATTGACTTACATCCATTTGGTACAATGAGAACAGAGTCCTCAATAGCAACACCTTTGAATACATTTGCAAAAGGATAAGCGATTTCTTTCATTTGAGGCGCATTACGATAGGCCCATGAAAAATATAATTTTAAGGAATTCCAGTAATCAAAACCTTTATCTTCCCATCTCTTTTCTTTTAATTTAGGTATCTCAAGCTGATAAGCTGCAACTTGTAGATTTGATTGTGACTTAAAATCGTCACAAGAAGCTAAATACTCTTTAGAGTTTAATGCAGCCTTTGCAATCGACTCTAGTGCTCCTTTATTTGGCTTAGTCCCATATAAGTGAGCCTGTAGTGGTGAGAACTTCTTAAGATAATTACACTTAAGCCCAACTTGTCTCTCTTTGTCCTCAAAGTTTTTCTCTAAAATATAACTATC
Proteins encoded in this window:
- a CDS encoding Hpt domain-containing protein — protein: MSLLNDPSMKEVVDEFCDESAKLFDELEEILEEFEDDPSQTEKLEQFGQIIDRVMGSAKTIGADEIATFCELGKVIGYKSSQVSDEALLEVVCAIMFDSLELLKKMIKQIKEGNTSSLEQTSSKAFITRLKWLKEKFNDIERSSCAADPDGNLSQTSIDDLMSSLGL
- a CDS encoding chemotaxis protein CheX; translation: MTNQSNFLTFSKPFIDAAKNVFETMVFTKLDPQKPMVKTDSVSKGDISAVLGLNGEVEVDGEQKPYRAMLVISWPYDTYFKVASAMLMDTFTEYNDEIADVGGEICNMIMGNAKRDLATQGYTSNMAIPSMIEGSNHQIKYPAGTTVILIPIKSAHGDMYIELCYSQA
- a CDS encoding metallophosphoesterase, whose protein sequence is MRFLRKNKIEKTILVISDIHLGAGVVVNGRRNYLEDFHFDEELVDFLDYYSSGDYLNREVELIINGDLFDLLAVPFVNYFDDEFWSEKAALSKFEMIIKAHREVIDALNNFVSHKNNKLVYIIGNHDAEFVFESLRNRFYELFEDKNKERVEIQLNNNGEYIPTPGVVLKHGHEYELAHHFHPVKSIVESESGEKYFLPPWGSYYVTRVINKFKEERDHVNAVRPIRKFIINGLIYDTFFTLRFLFATSYYFIMVRSIYLFKQERSLKKMYKHCMNELELFKDYETMTMDFFKERPEVKCLIVGHTHDPSFRSFTDGGIFINTGTWTRMYNLDFGKNQSGEQLSFAQVDILDREKETYDINLNNWKGRTELPFEEFS